A genomic segment from Nicotiana tabacum cultivar K326 chromosome 7, ASM71507v2, whole genome shotgun sequence encodes:
- the LOC107826647 gene encoding mitogen-activated protein kinase kinase kinase 18-like, producing MAGICKCSCPQPTKWLKGKVIGSGSFGSIHLAMDKATGGLFVVKSADSEAGLKCLENEVKILENLGSPHIVKFIGKDFSFEANGKRKLSLFIEYMTGGSLADVAEKFGGFLDEEVISLYTKGILKGLKYIHENGIVHCDLKCKNILLGTSGEVKLADFGCAKRIKDNKVNGSPKSLSKSIGGTPLWMAPEILRNEELDFAADIWSLGCTIIEMATGKPPWGGDICTNPLAAVLKIACSNDMPQFPAHFSDDGLDFLAKCLERDTKKRWRVEQLLDHPFVSKMSKGKNLEKIDASTPASVLDARFFSEMDFLDESSDEDDSMSGNPFSMRCDHEFWISRRGGKNDLESSESWITVRN from the coding sequence ATGGCTGGAATTTGTAAATGTTCATGTCCTCAACCTACTAAGTGGTTGAAGGGAAAAGTGATAGGATCAGGATCATTTGGGAGTATTCATTTGGCTATGGACAAAGCGACAGGGGGACTTTTCGTCGTAAAATCTGCGGACTCTGAGGCTGGACTAAAGTGTCTCGAAAATGAAGTAAAAATTCTTGAGAATTTGGGTTCACCTCATATTGTCAAATTCATAGGTAAAGATTTCTCTTTTGAAGCAAATGGTAAGAGAAAGTTGAGTCTTTTTATAGAGTATATGACAGGGGGGAGTTTAGCTGATGTGGCTGAGAAATTTGGAGGGTtcttagatgaagaagttataagTTTGTATACAAAAGGAATTCTTAAGGGTCTAAAGTATATTCATGAAAATGGGATTGTACATTGTGATTTGAAGTGTAAGAATATACTATTAGGAACTAGTGGAGAAGTAAAATTGGCTGATTTTGGATGTGCAAAGAGAATAAAAGACAATAAGGTAAATGGTAGTCCAAAATCTTTGTCTAAGTCTATTGGTGGCACTCCTTTGTGGATGGCACCAGAAATTTTGAGAAATGAAGAGTTAGATTTTGCTGCTGATATTTGGTCTTTAGGTTGTACAATTATCGAAATGGCGACGGGGAAGCCTCCCTGGGGAGGGGATATTTGTACAAATCCCTTGGCTGCAGTTTTGAAAATTGCTTGTAGTAATGATATGCCACAGTTTCCAGCACATTTTTCTGATGATGGTTTGGATTTCTTGGCTAAGTGTTTGGAAAGGGACACTAAAAAGAGGTGGAGAGTTGAACAATTGCTTGATCATCCATTTGTATCAAAGATGTCAAAAGGCAAGAATTTAGAAAAGATTGATGCTAGTACACCTGCTAGTGTTTTAGATGCTAGATTTTTCTCTGAGATGGATTTCTTAGATGAATCAAGTGATGAAGATGATTCTATGAGTGGAAATCCATTCTCAATGAGATGCGATCACGAGTTTTGGATCTCGAGAAGAGGAGGGAAAAATGACTTGGAATCATCAGAAAGTTGGATCACGGTGAGAAACTAG